One genomic region from bacterium encodes:
- a CDS encoding M6 family metalloprotease domain-containing protein — translation MRHCLPLMCLLLVALCLPPVLARPSQDGLLTQIASHAQAGERVLVDVYDPGTRQLRQVDMSGLTAYAMANAGRGGGPELMPPHPRLLRDGAVGTRALATYRRLVKKPGLEAPGWGPGAADRLHPLAAGAQPVAGTWRALVLLVDFSDKTPTLYPGTAGATHFNSMLFDSPAYTNSLQDYYREVSRQAFTLNGSAVGGTAGWYRAPQTNAYYVNNNAGLGTYPQNSQKLVEDVAALADPDVDFSQYANDGSDYINALFVVHAGMGQEESGDATDIWSHKWQTYTQPVLDGKTLSVYSIEPENGLVGVFAHEFGHVLGLPDLYDYGYDSTGVGDWSLMAFGSWGGGGALPTQLDAFCRVELGWVDPVVPTSSQINVSFPQIEGNPVGSSSGVIYKLWCGTPTNEYWLVENRQQVGFDVSLPSSGLLIWHIDEDMPDNDTQWYPGLNALLGHYLVALEQADGLWELEHYYSFGDSGDPYHDSITGFGPLTTPNSNTYESLDSLIGVRNISSSGTVMTADLDISDPAPGAPRSPIAADTAGDSGGSITVSWSKSTDDGRGYNDVVKYEVWRSTAADGTFEYLGDVLVGGRTYVDLVPANYVDYYYKIFACDAVNKTPSKVTSAAQARDDIAPDAVTCTAADTPTDDGGSITISWSSYAPPADFLQYRVYRSESDFENVTADGVTLLKTFTSAGTKGCLDATTEDDKDYYYAVTCVDTSIPGNERTAVEAAGPARSNPNYGFSFPSGLSLIGIGLTLQNNQLSDVFDLSTGLQFARWNPALGTDGQYVVYTSGSTDSFLRVSPGRGFWMRGTSPVALSLSGSAATSDVRVDFSVGWNQLGNPYVSDVDVSAEGTGVRIGGTFYTLTESNERKYTRDFFWIYDTSANSYKLVSPNMTLATKVIKKGAGFFFLSQRAGQLVLKKPDAASAAAVATTSTQAPADEWSLRLAAAIDGAADTDNFLGVSSRAAALTNVVSPPAAGDGPDLYFSGSGGRTATDYVESLGAGHTWTVDVACARPEAAIKLTWPDLSALPRDVRPVLTDTVTGRSIYMRTVSSYVFTLASSETSRRLNITIGAGAGSALVLRSTCTQGASGNVRVAYTLTTPATVGVEVRNVAGRLVRQLGGSSVSPAGSSEILWNCTSASGQRVPAGQYLVCVTGTAEDGQVVRAIQTVQVRR, via the coding sequence ATGCGTCACTGTTTGCCGCTGATGTGCCTCCTGCTCGTTGCACTCTGTCTACCCCCTGTGCTCGCCCGGCCCAGCCAGGACGGCCTGCTCACCCAGATCGCCAGCCACGCGCAGGCAGGGGAGCGAGTCCTGGTGGATGTCTATGATCCGGGCACCCGGCAGTTGCGCCAGGTGGACATGAGCGGCTTGACGGCGTATGCCATGGCAAACGCCGGTCGTGGGGGAGGGCCGGAGCTCATGCCGCCCCACCCGCGGTTGCTGCGAGATGGAGCGGTGGGCACCCGGGCTCTGGCTACGTACCGTCGGCTGGTCAAGAAGCCGGGGCTGGAGGCGCCCGGTTGGGGCCCCGGTGCCGCAGATCGACTGCATCCCCTGGCGGCCGGCGCGCAACCGGTGGCGGGGACATGGCGCGCGTTGGTCCTGCTCGTGGACTTCTCTGACAAGACGCCGACGCTCTACCCGGGCACGGCGGGCGCGACGCACTTCAACTCCATGCTGTTCGATAGCCCCGCGTATACCAATAGCCTGCAGGACTACTACAGGGAGGTCTCCCGCCAGGCCTTCACGCTCAACGGCAGCGCCGTAGGCGGCACTGCCGGTTGGTACCGCGCCCCCCAGACGAATGCCTACTACGTGAACAACAATGCTGGCCTGGGCACGTACCCACAGAACAGCCAGAAGCTCGTGGAAGACGTGGCCGCCCTGGCGGACCCGGATGTGGACTTCTCGCAGTACGCCAATGACGGCAGCGACTACATCAACGCGCTGTTCGTGGTGCACGCGGGGATGGGGCAGGAGGAGTCGGGCGACGCGACGGACATCTGGTCGCACAAGTGGCAGACCTACACCCAGCCGGTCCTCGATGGCAAGACGCTGAGCGTCTACAGCATCGAGCCGGAGAACGGTCTCGTAGGCGTGTTCGCCCATGAGTTCGGGCATGTACTCGGGCTCCCCGACCTGTACGACTATGGCTACGATTCGACGGGCGTCGGCGACTGGAGCCTGATGGCGTTCGGGTCATGGGGCGGCGGCGGAGCGCTGCCGACGCAGTTGGATGCGTTCTGCCGCGTGGAGTTGGGGTGGGTGGACCCCGTCGTGCCGACGAGCTCGCAGATCAACGTGTCCTTCCCGCAAATCGAGGGGAACCCCGTCGGGTCGTCAAGCGGGGTCATCTACAAGCTGTGGTGCGGCACCCCGACCAACGAGTACTGGCTCGTCGAGAACCGACAGCAGGTGGGCTTTGACGTCTCGCTCCCGAGCAGCGGCCTGCTGATCTGGCACATAGACGAGGACATGCCGGACAACGACACCCAGTGGTACCCGGGGCTGAACGCGCTCCTGGGGCACTACCTGGTGGCGCTCGAACAGGCGGACGGGCTCTGGGAACTGGAGCATTACTACAGTTTCGGGGATAGCGGCGACCCCTATCACGACAGCATCACGGGGTTTGGTCCCCTGACCACGCCGAACTCGAACACGTACGAGAGCCTCGATAGCCTCATTGGGGTCCGCAACATCAGCTCCTCGGGCACCGTCATGACCGCTGACCTGGACATCAGCGACCCCGCGCCGGGGGCGCCTCGTTCACCCATTGCCGCCGATACCGCTGGTGACAGCGGCGGCAGCATCACCGTGTCGTGGAGCAAGTCCACCGACGACGGGCGCGGGTACAACGATGTGGTGAAGTACGAGGTGTGGCGCAGCACTGCGGCCGACGGGACCTTCGAGTACCTGGGCGACGTGCTCGTGGGCGGGCGGACGTATGTGGACCTGGTGCCGGCGAACTACGTGGATTACTACTACAAGATCTTCGCCTGCGATGCGGTGAACAAGACTCCCTCGAAGGTCACATCGGCGGCACAGGCGCGCGACGACATCGCGCCTGATGCGGTGACCTGCACGGCGGCGGACACGCCGACCGACGACGGGGGCTCGATCACCATCTCCTGGAGCAGCTACGCGCCGCCGGCGGACTTCCTGCAGTATCGTGTCTACCGGTCGGAGAGTGACTTCGAGAACGTCACGGCCGACGGTGTGACGCTGCTGAAGACGTTCACCAGCGCCGGTACGAAGGGCTGTCTGGACGCGACCACCGAGGATGACAAGGACTACTACTACGCCGTCACCTGTGTGGACACGTCCATCCCAGGCAACGAGCGGACGGCCGTGGAGGCCGCCGGGCCGGCACGCTCCAACCCGAACTACGGCTTCTCCTTCCCCTCAGGCCTCTCCCTCATCGGGATCGGCCTGACGCTGCAGAACAACCAGCTTAGCGACGTCTTCGACCTGAGCACCGGCCTGCAGTTCGCACGCTGGAACCCGGCGCTGGGGACGGACGGGCAGTATGTGGTCTACACGTCCGGCTCAACGGACAGCTTCCTGCGTGTGTCGCCGGGGCGTGGGTTCTGGATGCGCGGCACCAGTCCGGTGGCCCTGAGCCTCAGCGGCTCGGCGGCCACGAGCGACGTGCGCGTGGACTTCAGCGTGGGCTGGAACCAACTGGGTAACCCTTACGTCAGCGATGTGGATGTGTCCGCCGAGGGCACTGGCGTGCGCATCGGCGGAACGTTTTACACGCTGACGGAGTCGAACGAGCGGAAGTACACCCGCGACTTCTTCTGGATCTATGACACTTCGGCCAACAGCTACAAGCTGGTCAGCCCGAACATGACCCTGGCCACCAAGGTCATCAAGAAGGGCGCGGGGTTCTTCTTCCTGTCCCAGCGGGCCGGGCAACTGGTCCTCAAGAAGCCGGACGCAGCGAGCGCCGCCGCGGTCGCGACGACAAGCACCCAGGCGCCGGCCGATGAGTGGTCCCTGCGCCTGGCAGCGGCGATTGACGGGGCGGCGGACACAGACAACTTCCTGGGCGTGAGCAGCCGGGCGGCGGCCCTGACGAACGTTGTCAGCCCGCCCGCCGCGGGGGACGGCCCTGACCTGTACTTCTCGGGCAGCGGTGGACGCACCGCAACCGACTATGTGGAGAGCCTGGGCGCGGGACACACCTGGACGGTGGACGTCGCCTGCGCCCGACCTGAGGCAGCCATCAAGCTGACCTGGCCCGACCTGTCAGCTTTGCCCAGAGACGTGCGGCCTGTCCTCACCGACACGGTGACTGGCCGCAGTATCTACATGCGAACCGTGAGCAGCTATGTCTTCACACTGGCGTCGAGCGAAACCAGCCGACGGCTCAACATCACAATCGGCGCTGGCGCGGGGAGCGCACTTGTCCTCCGGAGCACCTGCACCCAGGGCGCTTCGGGCAACGTGCGCGTTGCCTATACCCTCACCACCCCGGCGACGGTGGGTGTCGAGGTCCGCAATGTGGCGGGGCGACTGGTGCGGCAGTTGGGCGGCAGTTCCGTCAGCCCCGCTGGCAGCAGCGAGATCCTGTGGAACTGCACCTCAGCCAGCGGGCAGAGGGTGCCGGCCGGCCAGTACCTGGTGTGCGTCACCGGCACTGCCGAGGACGGACAGGTTGTCCGCGCGATCCAGACGGTGCAGGTGCGCCGCTAG